The stretch of DNA TCGGGCAGGAACACGCGCGTCTCCTGACCCGTCTTGTCGAACAGACACAGCTCGACGGCCTCGGCGACGTCACTCGCCGCCGAGAAGCACGTGCCCAGACCGTCGAACGTGGCGCCCAACGGCAGCGGTTGACCCGGCCAGACCTTCACCATGTCCCCGGCGCGCATGCTCGAGCACGATGCGTGCCAGCGGCGGCGGACCGGCGCGTTCCGTATGCGCGACTCGTCTGCGAAATTTCTACAAGCCTCCGCGGGCATGAGCCGTGCACCGCCCGTGGCCATGACGAGGGTGGATGCGCGGCCCGAGCTCCCCACGATTGCGACCCTCGCAATCGTGGCGGTGGTGTTGTATTTCGCGCGCGAGTTCCTGATCCCGCTCGCGCTCGCTGCGCTGCTCGGTTTTCTGCTGACTCCGCCCGTGCGCAGGCTCGAGCGCGCGGGCCTGCCGCGCTTGGCGGGCGTGCTCCTGCTCACGCTCGCGATCGTCTCGGGCGCGGCGCTCGCCGCCTGGTTCATCACGCGCGAGCTCGGCGATCTCGCCGCGAGTCTCCCCGACTTCCGGGCCACGCTCGCGGAGAAGCTGCGCACGCTGCGCGGGCCGATGCGCTCGCTCGCCGACGCGCTGGGCTGGATCGACCAGCTGGGCAAGGAGATCGATCCCGCGGCCGGCCGCGCGCAAACGCCGCGCGTGGAGGTCGTCCAGCCCTCGACCGGCATCGGGCTTTTGAGCCGCTACGGCGCGACCTTGCTGGGGCCGCTCGGCACCGCGGGCATCGTGGCGGTGCTCGCGATCTTCCTCCTGCTCCAGGACGATCTTCCCCGGCGCATCGTGACCTGGCTGTCCTTGCGCGACTCGCGGCTGTCGCCGCGCGCGGTCGACGAGGCGGGAGCGCTGGTGAGTCGCTTCCTCGGCCGGCAGGCGGCCGTGTGTCTCCTGCAGGGCGTCGCGGTCTGGCTGGGACTCACTTGCATCGGCGTGCCGGGCGCGTTCGTGTTCGGCTTCATCTCGGCGCTGTTCCGCTCGATCCCGTACTTCGGGCCCGCGACCGCGGCCGCGCTGCCGATCGTCTTCTGCGCGGCGGCGTTCCACGGCTTCGACAAGATGCTGTGGACCGCTGGCTTCTTCGTGTGCTGGGAGCTGTTCACGAACAACGTGCTCGACCCCCAGGTGCTCGGGCGCGGTGCGGGACTCACGCCGCTCGGGGTCGTGCTCTCGGCCACGTTCTGGGCCTGGCTGTGGGGTGCGCCGGGCCTGTTCCTGGCGATTCCGCTCACCGCCTGTCTCACCGTGGTGGGCCGCTACGTGCCGCAGCTCGCGTTCATGCCGGCGCTCTTGTCACACGACCCGGTCGCGCCGCCTTCCGCGCAGCTCCGCCAGCGCCTCGCGGCGCGCGACGACGAGGAGGCCGCCACACTCTTGCGTCACGCGGCGAAAGAGGGCGACCTGGTGCAGCTCTCCGACTCGCTCGTGCTGCCGATGCTCGTGCAACTCGCGCGCGAACGCGACGCCGGCCGGGCCACGCGCGGCGACGTGATCCGCTCGCTGCGGCGCCTGCGCGAGCTGCTCGCGGAGCTCGTGACCGGCATGCCAGTCACTGCGCCCAAGCTCGGAGCGCGGCCCGTGCGCGTCGAGGAGCTGCGCAAGGGCGCCCTCGACCGGTTCGCGCGCGACTGGATCGCGACCGTGCTCGAGCGCAGCGGGTTCCGCATGCTCGAGGCCGGAGACGCGGCCGCGGACGCGCTGCTCGTGCTGGCGAGCGTGGGAGCACACGCACAGAGCGACGCGCAGGCGCGTGTGTCCGGCCGCCACGCCGTGGTGCTCGCCGCGGCGCTCGATGTGCGCGCGCTCACCACCGCCGCCGGGACGCCGATCGTGCCCTCGTGCACCGGGCTGGTAGCGGCGCTCACACCGGCGCCGATCGCCCGCGCGGAAGCGGCGGGCTGACCTTTCTGCAAAGGAGTGCGCGCGGGCCGCTCCCGTCGCGCGCCCGACGCCGCCCCGCGGGGCACGTGGCTTGCTCCACTCGGAGCCACTCAGAGGGACCCACCCCGAGGAGGGCCAGAGCGATGGGCTACGAAGAACGACGCGGCCACGGGTTCGAGCGCTGGGAACGCAATCAGCCCAGTCGGAGCGATCGATTCCTGCAGCGGCGCGAGCCGCGCGAGCGGCCGTTCGGCGACGAGAACTTCGGCCAGGAGCGCGAAGATTGGCGCGAGCCGCAGGACATCCAGGCGCGCGAGCGCTTCGACTACGAGCGCGGTCCGCAGTGGGGTCGCCAGGAACGTCACGGCCAGGGTCACGCCTGGGGGCAGCGTGACTGGAGCGGGAGTCAGCGCGAGTGGGGCGGGCCCGAGCGCGATCGGCGCGGCCGCTTCACCGGCGTGGGCCCGAAGGGCTATCGCCGCTCCGACGAGCGGATCCGCGAGGACGCCTGCCAGGCGCTCTGCGATCACCCCGACCTCGACGCGACCGACATCGAGGTGCTGGTGAAGAACGGCGAGGTCACTCTGCAGGGCACGGTCTCCGACCGGCACGCCAAGCGCCTCGCGGAAGAGGCGCTCGAGGACCTGCCAGGCGTGCAGGACGTGCGAAACGAACTCCGCATGAACGGAGCGCGCACGGCGACTCACTCCGCGCAGGGGCGCTCGCCGAGCGAACGTTCGTGAGCGCGGCGCCCGAGGAGATGGAGCACAGCGTTCCCTACGACGCGGTGGACGAAGCCTCGGCCGCGTCCATCCCGGCGAGCGATCCGCCCGGGCGGGGAGTCACTCGCGTGGGAGAGCCGCGCCGGCCTGCGGATCCCGTTCCCGCCAGCGGCACCCCGCCGACTGGCACGGCACTTGCTCCACTGTTCCCCAGCGTCGTCACGACGCAACAGGAGAAACCCGGATGACTTCGAAGACGATGGCGCTGTTCCGCATCGGCCTCGGCGTTCTGGCGCTCGCGCTGTTCGCGGCGGGCCCGAGCCGCGCGGCCATGGAGCGGCCCGACGCTTGGATC from Myxococcota bacterium encodes:
- a CDS encoding AI-2E family transporter — encoded protein: MSRAPPVAMTRVDARPELPTIATLAIVAVVLYFAREFLIPLALAALLGFLLTPPVRRLERAGLPRLAGVLLLTLAIVSGAALAAWFITRELGDLAASLPDFRATLAEKLRTLRGPMRSLADALGWIDQLGKEIDPAAGRAQTPRVEVVQPSTGIGLLSRYGATLLGPLGTAGIVAVLAIFLLLQDDLPRRIVTWLSLRDSRLSPRAVDEAGALVSRFLGRQAAVCLLQGVAVWLGLTCIGVPGAFVFGFISALFRSIPYFGPATAAALPIVFCAAAFHGFDKMLWTAGFFVCWELFTNNVLDPQVLGRGAGLTPLGVVLSATFWAWLWGAPGLFLAIPLTACLTVVGRYVPQLAFMPALLSHDPVAPPSAQLRQRLAARDDEEAATLLRHAAKEGDLVQLSDSLVLPMLVQLARERDAGRATRGDVIRSLRRLRELLAELVTGMPVTAPKLGARPVRVEELRKGALDRFARDWIATVLERSGFRMLEAGDAAADALLVLASVGAHAQSDAQARVSGRHAVVLAAALDVRALTTAAGTPIVPSCTGLVAALTPAPIARAEAAG
- a CDS encoding BON domain-containing protein; amino-acid sequence: MGYEERRGHGFERWERNQPSRSDRFLQRREPRERPFGDENFGQEREDWREPQDIQARERFDYERGPQWGRQERHGQGHAWGQRDWSGSQREWGGPERDRRGRFTGVGPKGYRRSDERIREDACQALCDHPDLDATDIEVLVKNGEVTLQGTVSDRHAKRLAEEALEDLPGVQDVRNELRMNGARTATHSAQGRSPSERS